A window of the Polaribacter batillariae genome harbors these coding sequences:
- the proC gene encoding pyrroline-5-carboxylate reductase produces MKIAIIGTGNLGKSIAKGLITNNAITSLYLTKRNLDEIAEFEGYKNVFLTTDNLEAVKNSDILIFAVQPAHFEQILDDIKPILTEKHVLISTITGFLIPKIEEKVGADKFIIRAMPNTAIAVGKSMTCLCSNKQGAKRIQLAEAIFNRLGHSLAIPESQMQAATVVCASGIAFWMRLIRATTQAAIQLGFDAKEAQELAMFTSEGAANLLITNGNHPEEEIDRVTTPMGCTIEGLNEMEHKGLSSSLIQGMVASFNKISNIKKEQI; encoded by the coding sequence ATGAAAATAGCAATTATAGGAACAGGAAATTTAGGAAAATCTATAGCAAAAGGGTTAATTACCAACAACGCAATTACCTCTTTGTACTTAACCAAAAGAAATTTAGACGAAATTGCAGAATTCGAAGGCTACAAAAATGTATTCTTAACGACAGATAACCTAGAAGCCGTAAAAAATTCTGATATTTTAATATTTGCAGTACAACCCGCTCATTTCGAACAAATTTTGGATGATATAAAACCGATTTTAACCGAAAAACATGTGTTAATTTCTACAATTACAGGTTTTTTAATTCCTAAAATTGAAGAAAAAGTGGGCGCAGATAAATTTATTATTAGAGCCATGCCAAACACAGCAATAGCCGTTGGAAAATCGATGACTTGCTTATGTAGCAACAAACAAGGAGCCAAAAGAATTCAATTGGCAGAAGCCATTTTTAACAGATTAGGGCATTCTTTGGCAATTCCAGAATCTCAAATGCAAGCAGCCACTGTGGTTTGTGCAAGCGGAATCGCTTTTTGGATGCGTTTAATTCGCGCCACAACTCAAGCTGCAATACAGTTAGGTTTCGACGCAAAAGAAGCACAAGAATTGGCAATGTTTACCAGTGAAGGCGCTGCAAATTTGCTAATAACAAATGGAAATCATCCTGAAGAAGAAATCGACAGAGTTACAACACCCATGGGTTGCACTATTGAAGGTTTAAACGAAATGGAGCACAAAGGTTTAAGTTCTTCGTTAATTCAAGGAATGGTGGCTTCGTTTAATAAAATTAGCAATATTAAAAAGGAACAGATTTAA
- the argC gene encoding N-acetyl-gamma-glutamyl-phosphate reductase, which translates to MKKLEVGIIGGAGYTAGELIRLLLNHPETNINFVYSTSNAGNKLYKVHQDLIGSTKIVFSSEINKNVDVLFLCLGHGNSKAFLEKNSFSAHTKIIDLSNDFRLTENKNFEGKEFVYGLPELQKEAIKSAKYIANPGCFATALQLAILPLAANKLLEKDIHINAVTGATGAGTSLSATTHFTFRDNNFSHYKAFTHQHLGEINQTIHQLQNDYNNDVIFIPNRGNFSRGIFATVYTKYDGSVEDAKKIYKTFYKDAAFTFVSDDEIHMKQVVNTNKCLIHLTKHNHKLLITSTIDNLLKGASGQAIQNLNILFGFEETTGINLKANYF; encoded by the coding sequence ATGAAAAAATTAGAAGTAGGAATTATCGGTGGCGCAGGTTATACAGCTGGTGAATTAATAAGGTTATTGTTGAATCACCCAGAAACGAATATCAATTTTGTGTATAGTACCTCTAATGCTGGGAACAAATTATATAAAGTGCATCAAGATTTAATTGGAAGCACCAAAATTGTTTTTTCTTCGGAAATTAATAAAAATGTAGATGTATTATTCTTGTGTTTAGGGCATGGAAATTCAAAAGCATTTTTAGAAAAAAATTCGTTTTCAGCCCATACAAAAATCATCGATTTAAGTAACGATTTTAGGTTAACTGAAAATAAAAATTTCGAAGGAAAAGAATTTGTATATGGTTTACCAGAATTGCAAAAAGAAGCCATAAAATCTGCAAAATATATTGCCAATCCTGGTTGTTTTGCTACTGCCTTGCAATTGGCAATTTTACCATTAGCAGCAAACAAATTGTTAGAAAAAGACATTCATATAAACGCTGTAACTGGTGCAACTGGTGCAGGAACTTCATTATCTGCAACCACGCATTTTACATTTAGAGATAATAATTTTTCTCACTATAAAGCATTTACACATCAGCATTTGGGTGAAATAAATCAAACGATACATCAATTACAAAACGATTATAATAACGATGTTATTTTTATTCCAAATAGAGGAAATTTTTCTAGAGGAATATTTGCAACTGTCTATACAAAATATGATGGCAGTGTAGAGGATGCAAAAAAAATCTATAAAACATTTTACAAAGATGCCGCTTTTACATTTGTTTCTGATGATGAAATTCACATGAAACAAGTCGTAAACACCAACAAATGTTTAATTCATTTAACAAAACATAACCATAAATTATTAATTACAAGTACAATAGATAATTTATTAAAAGGAGCTTCTGGTCAGGCAATTCAGAATCTAAATATACTATTTGGTTTTGAAGAAACAACAGGAATTAATTTAAAAGCAAATTATTTTTAA
- a CDS encoding argininosuccinate synthase, which yields MSNNKGKLVIAYSGGLDTSYCAVSLSKEYDVHAVSVNTGGFTQEEIKNIESNAYKMGVTTYKNIDAVATFYGKVVKYLIFGNVLKNSTYPLSVSAERIIQAIEIIEYAKKIGATYIAHGSTGAGNDQVRFDMIFQTLAPNIKIITPIRDQKLTRQEEIDYLKSEGIDMPWEKSKYSVNKGLWGTSVGGVETLKSEKPLPNEAYPSLLEKKGEEKVTLTFKNGEFVALNGKENKPEINIENLNEIASTYAIGRDIHVGDTIVGTKGRVGFEAAAALITIKAHHLLEKHTLTKWQLQHKEYLSSFYGMHLHEGQYLDPVMRDIEAFLQSSQKMVSGDVVVTLKPYYFTLDGIVSNHDLMSSKFSTYGEENKAWTADDAKGFIKILGNQNKIYQQINKNV from the coding sequence ATGTCAAATAATAAAGGAAAATTGGTAATTGCATACAGTGGTGGTTTAGACACTTCTTATTGCGCAGTAAGCTTGTCAAAAGAATACGATGTACATGCAGTAAGCGTAAATACAGGTGGTTTTACACAAGAAGAAATTAAAAATATAGAAAGTAATGCTTATAAAATGGGCGTTACAACCTATAAAAATATCGATGCTGTTGCAACATTTTATGGTAAAGTTGTAAAATATTTAATTTTTGGAAACGTATTAAAAAATAGTACATATCCGCTTTCTGTAAGTGCCGAAAGAATTATTCAAGCAATAGAAATTATAGAATACGCAAAAAAAATCGGAGCCACATATATTGCGCATGGAAGTACTGGCGCAGGAAACGACCAAGTTCGTTTTGATATGATTTTTCAAACATTGGCTCCAAATATTAAAATTATTACACCCATTAGAGATCAAAAATTAACCAGACAAGAAGAAATAGATTATTTAAAGTCAGAAGGAATTGATATGCCTTGGGAAAAATCGAAATATTCTGTAAACAAAGGTCTTTGGGGAACAAGCGTTGGTGGCGTTGAAACTTTAAAATCCGAAAAACCGTTACCAAACGAAGCATATCCTTCTCTATTAGAAAAAAAAGGAGAAGAAAAAGTAACACTCACTTTTAAAAATGGAGAATTCGTAGCCTTAAATGGTAAAGAAAATAAACCAGAAATAAATATTGAAAACCTAAACGAAATTGCCTCTACATATGCAATTGGTAGAGATATTCATGTGGGCGACACCATTGTTGGCACCAAAGGAAGAGTTGGTTTTGAAGCTGCTGCTGCGTTAATTACAATAAAAGCGCATCATTTGTTAGAGAAACACACACTTACAAAATGGCAATTACAGCACAAAGAATATTTGTCTAGTTTTTATGGAATGCATTTGCATGAAGGGCAATATTTAGATCCTGTAATGAGAGATATTGAAGCCTTTTTACAAAGTTCTCAAAAAATGGTTTCCGGAGATGTCGTAGTTACCTTAAAACCATATTATTTTACTTTAGATGGTATTGTTTCTAACCACGATTTAATGTCCAGTAAATTTAGTACTTATGGTGAAGAAAATAAAGCATGGACAGCCGATGATGCAAAAGGATTTATCAAAATTTTAGGAAATCAAAACAAGATTTATCAACAAATAAATAAAAACGTGTAA
- a CDS encoding GNAT family N-acetyltransferase — protein MQIVIANKSHSIYAEIICETIELAAQVRGTGIAKRKPEYIITKMENGNAVIALEGDKFAGFCYIEAWEHGKFVANSGLIVHPDFRNIGLAKKIKKVVFEHSRAKFPNSKIFSITTGLAVMKLNSDLGYKPVTFSELTDDQSFWKGCQTCKNYDILTRTEQKMCLCTGMLYDPKLKNTEKPKEVKENVFKRLKKIKQNLFLKKDKNVK, from the coding sequence ATGCAAATTGTAATTGCAAACAAATCTCATAGCATTTACGCAGAAATTATCTGCGAAACTATAGAACTTGCTGCTCAAGTTAGAGGAACAGGAATTGCCAAACGTAAGCCAGAATACATTATTACCAAAATGGAAAATGGCAATGCAGTTATTGCTTTAGAGGGCGACAAATTTGCAGGCTTCTGTTATATAGAAGCTTGGGAACATGGAAAATTCGTTGCCAATTCTGGTTTAATTGTACATCCAGATTTTAGAAATATTGGTTTGGCTAAAAAAATAAAAAAAGTAGTTTTTGAGCATTCGAGAGCAAAATTTCCGAACTCTAAAATATTTAGTATTACTACTGGTTTAGCCGTGATGAAACTAAATAGCGATTTGGGTTACAAACCCGTTACTTTTTCGGAACTTACAGACGATCAATCTTTTTGGAAAGGTTGCCAAACTTGTAAGAATTACGATATTTTAACAAGAACAGAACAAAAAATGTGTTTGTGTACAGGAATGTTGTACGACCCAAAATTAAAAAATACCGAAAAACCAAAAGAGGTTAAAGAAAATGTATTTAAAAGATTAAAAAAAATAAAACAAAACTTGTTTCTAAAAAAAGATAAAAATGTCAAATAA
- a CDS encoding DUF2141 domain-containing protein, translating into MMKFLIPILVATMLSTTNLLVAQNTKTITVTVVNATSDTGKIGYALYTKDNFMGEPIQGKREKIVNGKSTVVFENVVPGVYAVVCYHDKNNNKKMDFSDNGMPLEDYGASNNVMAFAPPSFKNAKFMLKDKDLKLEIKF; encoded by the coding sequence ATGATGAAATTTTTAATTCCGATTTTAGTCGCAACAATGTTATCAACTACGAATTTGTTAGTAGCTCAAAACACAAAAACAATTACTGTAACAGTTGTAAATGCAACTTCAGATACTGGTAAAATAGGCTATGCATTATATACTAAAGACAATTTTATGGGAGAACCAATTCAGGGAAAAAGAGAAAAAATTGTAAACGGAAAAAGCACCGTTGTTTTCGAAAATGTTGTACCAGGAGTATATGCAGTAGTTTGCTACCATGATAAAAATAACAATAAAAAAATGGATTTTTCTGACAATGGAATGCCTTTAGAAGATTATGGAGCTTCTAATAATGTGATGGCTTTTGCACCTCCAAGTTTTAAAAATGCAAAATTTATGTTGAAAGACAAAGATTTAAAATTAGAAATTAAATTTTAG
- a CDS encoding 2TM domain-containing protein, translating into MQDQEVYTIRSIKKGAILCLKITIIFGILFGVIFGQRSIEGIAWSFVISGMYSFGIGFGNGFINNYLSSKWSWITQTNQRVWAGIIATLLYTVPVVLLIDYVVFIIINNNDAANFFKGQFLWVHLFYIILSLGISTFLHARGFMQNWKAAMTKETTKQEIVAKTETAKFESLKNQLDPHFLFNSLNVLTSLISENPHQAEKFTTKLSKVYRYVLEQRNKDLVSIEEELKFAKTYMELLGMRFEDAVKFNIPDKINNNELKIVPLSLQLLLENAVKHNVVSTSKPLTVTIYQEGNYLIIENNINAKEAIGKSTKVGLQNIADRYGLITQKSVKIENNSKTFKVSLPLLIKINNTMYPDNLENSKYVRAVERVEKLKEFYQNLASFCLVIPFLIFINLKFSAGFHWFWFPIFGWGIGLIFHFLDVNNYTVFLGKNWEEKKIKEMMKKNNNSKYN; encoded by the coding sequence ATGCAAGACCAAGAAGTTTACACCATAAGAAGCATTAAAAAAGGAGCCATACTTTGTTTAAAAATAACCATAATTTTTGGAATCTTGTTTGGTGTAATTTTTGGGCAAAGATCTATAGAAGGTATTGCTTGGTCTTTTGTAATCTCTGGAATGTATTCTTTTGGTATTGGTTTTGGAAATGGGTTTATTAACAATTATTTATCCTCTAAATGGAGCTGGATTACCCAAACCAACCAACGTGTTTGGGCAGGCATAATTGCCACCCTTTTATATACGGTTCCTGTTGTTTTATTAATTGATTATGTGGTTTTTATCATTATAAATAATAACGATGCTGCGAACTTTTTTAAAGGTCAGTTTTTGTGGGTGCACTTATTTTACATTATTCTTTCTTTAGGAATTTCTACATTTTTACATGCAAGAGGATTTATGCAGAACTGGAAAGCTGCAATGACAAAAGAAACCACCAAGCAAGAAATTGTTGCAAAAACAGAAACTGCGAAGTTCGAATCTTTAAAAAATCAATTAGATCCGCATTTTTTATTTAATAGTTTAAATGTTTTAACGAGTTTAATTAGCGAAAACCCGCATCAAGCTGAAAAATTTACTACAAAACTTTCTAAAGTTTACAGGTATGTTTTGGAGCAAAGAAATAAAGATTTAGTGTCTATTGAAGAAGAATTAAAGTTTGCAAAAACATATATGGAATTGTTAGGAATGCGTTTTGAAGATGCTGTAAAATTTAACATACCAGATAAAATTAACAATAACGAGCTAAAAATAGTGCCATTATCATTACAACTTTTATTAGAAAATGCAGTAAAACACAATGTGGTTTCTACCTCTAAACCATTAACCGTTACTATTTATCAAGAAGGTAATTATTTAATTATAGAAAACAACATTAATGCGAAAGAAGCCATAGGAAAAAGTACCAAAGTAGGATTGCAAAATATTGCAGATCGTTATGGGTTGATTACACAAAAAAGTGTAAAAATAGAAAACAATAGTAAAACATTTAAGGTAAGTTTACCTCTCTTAATTAAAATAAACAATACCATGTATCCAGATAATTTAGAAAACAGTAAATATGTTAGAGCAGTAGAAAGAGTCGAAAAGTTGAAAGAATTTTATCAAAATTTAGCCTCTTTTTGTTTGGTAATTCCTTTTTTAATTTTCATTAATTTAAAGTTTTCTGCAGGCTTTCATTGGTTTTGGTTTCCGATTTTTGGATGGGGAATAGGGTTGATATTTCATTTTTTAGATGTAAATAATTACACTGTTTTCTTAGGGAAAAACTGGGAAGAAAAAAAGATTAAAGAAATGATGAAAAAAAATAACAACAGTAAATACAATTAA
- a CDS encoding 2TM domain-containing protein: MKPNFWEEQQYIKAKKRVKDIKAFYTHLAVYCVIIPTIIFVNLTFEPHFHWFWFSLIGWGLGLFCHWFNVFGIRFLGLEKNWEERKIKEFMNEKND; this comes from the coding sequence ATGAAGCCAAATTTTTGGGAAGAACAACAATATATAAAAGCAAAAAAAAGAGTAAAAGACATCAAGGCTTTTTACACACACCTTGCCGTTTATTGTGTGATTATTCCAACAATTATTTTTGTAAATTTAACATTCGAACCGCATTTTCATTGGTTTTGGTTCTCTTTAATAGGCTGGGGTTTAGGGCTTTTTTGCCACTGGTTTAATGTTTTTGGAATTAGATTTTTAGGTTTAGAAAAAAACTGGGAAGAGCGAAAAATTAAAGAATTTATGAATGAAAAAAATGACTAA
- a CDS encoding 2TM domain-containing protein, whose protein sequence is MEHNYIEEQEYIKAKKKVKEIKGFYMHLVVMVFALPIIITANLLFVPHFYFFWLAAFGMLFSVAIHWLQVFGFSKLGLGNDWEENKIKQIMKENGKNR, encoded by the coding sequence ATGGAACATAATTATATAGAAGAACAAGAATACATCAAAGCCAAAAAAAAGGTAAAAGAAATAAAAGGTTTCTATATGCATTTGGTTGTAATGGTATTTGCATTACCCATAATTATTACGGCGAACTTATTATTTGTACCACATTTCTATTTTTTTTGGCTGGCAGCATTCGGAATGTTGTTTTCGGTAGCTATCCATTGGTTGCAAGTGTTTGGATTTTCTAAGTTAGGTTTAGGAAACGACTGGGAAGAAAATAAAATTAAACAAATAATGAAAGAAAATGGAAAGAATAGATAA
- a CDS encoding 2TM domain-containing protein gives MERIDNLKSNFTEEHKYLLAKKRVEKIKGFYVHLAVYIIVNIFISAIIIYGLASDSNGEYGFKGAITHFGTYSTWLFWGIGLFFHWLGVFGTNLFFGKDWEKKKIEKYMNDHQF, from the coding sequence ATGGAAAGAATAGATAATCTTAAAAGTAATTTTACAGAAGAACATAAATACTTGTTGGCAAAGAAAAGAGTAGAAAAAATAAAAGGATTTTATGTCCATTTAGCCGTTTACATTATTGTAAATATATTTATCAGCGCTATTATTATTTACGGATTGGCAAGCGATAGTAATGGAGAATACGGTTTTAAAGGAGCAATTACTCATTTTGGAACCTATTCTACTTGGTTATTTTGGGGAATAGGACTGTTTTTTCATTGGCTGGGCGTTTTTGGTACCAATTTATTTTTCGGAAAAGATTGGGAGAAAAAGAAGATTGAAAAATATATGAATGATCATCAATTTTAA
- a CDS encoding LytR/AlgR family response regulator transcription factor, with translation MNVLIIEDEKPAARRLNRMLVALGIKVQQMLHSVEESLNWLQNNEHPDLIFLDIQLSDGLSFEIFEEIEVKSAIIFTTAYDEYALKAFKLNSIDYLLKPLDEDELKIAVDKFKSNRPTKTEVQVNLDDIRKLLINPVDRKFKKRISIKVGQHIKIISIDQVDCFYSENKATYIYTSENRSYLLDHSLEHWQEQLDPEQFFRVNRTFIVHINAIKDIIAYSNSRLKLILNSYNKNEIIVSRERVKDFKNWID, from the coding sequence ATGAATGTACTAATTATCGAAGACGAAAAACCAGCTGCAAGAAGACTCAACAGAATGTTAGTCGCTTTAGGTATTAAAGTACAGCAAATGTTGCATTCTGTGGAAGAGTCTTTAAATTGGCTGCAAAATAACGAGCATCCAGATTTAATTTTTTTAGACATTCAATTATCAGACGGATTGTCGTTTGAAATTTTTGAAGAAATCGAAGTAAAATCGGCCATCATTTTTACCACTGCTTACGACGAATATGCACTAAAAGCCTTCAAACTAAATAGCATCGATTATTTGCTAAAACCATTAGACGAAGACGAATTAAAAATTGCCGTAGATAAATTTAAATCAAACAGACCCACAAAAACCGAGGTTCAAGTAAATTTAGATGACATTCGAAAACTATTGATAAATCCGGTTGATAGAAAATTTAAAAAACGAATTTCCATTAAGGTTGGGCAACATATAAAAATTATTAGTATCGATCAAGTTGATTGTTTTTACAGCGAAAACAAAGCAACTTATATTTATACTTCAGAAAACAGAAGCTATTTGTTAGACCACTCTTTAGAACATTGGCAAGAACAATTAGATCCAGAGCAATTCTTTAGAGTTAACCGAACATTTATCGTTCATATAAATGCTATAAAAGACATTATTGCCTATTCAAACTCACGCCTAAAATTAATTTTAAATTCTTACAACAAAAACGAAATTATTGTAAGTAGAGAACGTGTAAAAGATTTTAAAAATTGGATAGACTAA
- a CDS encoding TraR/DksA family transcriptional regulator: MSDKIQYSAKKITNFKKIIKQELKATEEELSKFEANLKEQKQRLANANVDFNQTSKHSQQQAKNKQLKNRLKEKSRELKSALQRIENKVYGVCEKTGQLIREERLLAKPTARFDILPKED; the protein is encoded by the coding sequence ATGTCAGATAAAATACAATATAGTGCAAAAAAAATAACAAATTTTAAAAAAATTATCAAACAAGAATTAAAAGCAACAGAAGAAGAACTCTCTAAGTTTGAAGCAAATTTAAAAGAACAAAAACAACGTTTGGCAAATGCCAATGTAGATTTTAATCAAACCAGTAAACACTCGCAACAACAAGCAAAAAACAAACAACTTAAAAATCGTTTAAAAGAAAAATCGAGAGAACTAAAATCTGCTTTACAACGAATTGAAAATAAAGTTTATGGAGTTTGTGAGAAAACAGGACAATTAATTAGAGAAGAAAGGTTGTTAGCAAAACCTACTGCACGTTTTGATATTTTACCAAAAGAAGATTAA
- a CDS encoding helicase HerA-like domain-containing protein, with the protein MSKKEEFFEYINKGYQTKGDFITLGAAMLGEETITDALVKIPLKTLNRHGLIAGATGTGKTKTLQVLAENLSEKGIPVLLMDIKGDLSGLAQPSPGHPKIDERHAKIGFPFKAKKFPIEILTISEQEGTKMRATVSEFGPVLLSRILDLTETQSGIVAIIFKYCDDHKLPLLDIKDFKKVLHYVTNEGKEEIQAEYGRISSSSTGAILRKIIEIEQQGGDLFFGEKSFEVEDLTRVDENGRGIISVLRLTDIQDKPKLFSTFMLQLLAEVYETFPEQGDSGRPELIIFIDEAHLVFEEASKALLNQIESIVKLIRSKGIGLYFVTQNPKDVPEDILAQLGLKIQHALRAFTAKDRKAIKLAAENYPSSTYYDTKEVLTKLGIGEAFVSVLNEKGIPTPLARTMLRAPMSRMDILTDKELKQVIDNSRLIYKYNQDLDRESAYEMLNTKIENINLAEEKAIKKAAEEKEREKREAERKKEEKASKRTYSRRSTRQNPIVKVLTSATFIRAAFGILKKVLK; encoded by the coding sequence ATGAGTAAAAAAGAAGAATTCTTCGAATACATAAACAAAGGTTACCAAACCAAAGGCGATTTTATTACTCTAGGCGCAGCAATGTTGGGCGAAGAAACCATTACAGATGCGTTGGTTAAAATTCCTTTAAAAACCTTAAACAGGCATGGCTTAATTGCTGGTGCAACAGGTACAGGAAAAACAAAAACATTACAAGTTTTAGCCGAAAATTTATCTGAAAAAGGCATTCCTGTATTGTTAATGGACATTAAAGGAGATTTGTCTGGTTTGGCACAACCAAGTCCTGGACACCCAAAAATAGACGAACGCCATGCAAAAATTGGTTTTCCTTTTAAAGCTAAAAAGTTTCCTATAGAAATTTTAACAATTTCGGAACAAGAAGGAACAAAAATGCGAGCAACAGTATCTGAATTTGGGCCAGTTTTATTATCAAGAATTTTAGACTTAACAGAAACTCAAAGTGGTATTGTTGCCATTATTTTTAAATATTGCGACGATCATAAACTGCCGTTATTAGACATCAAAGACTTTAAAAAAGTTTTGCATTATGTTACCAACGAAGGTAAAGAAGAAATTCAAGCAGAATATGGGCGAATTTCCTCCTCATCTACAGGCGCAATTTTACGTAAAATTATAGAAATCGAACAACAAGGAGGCGATTTATTCTTTGGAGAAAAATCTTTCGAAGTAGAAGATTTAACAAGAGTAGATGAAAACGGAAGAGGAATAATTTCTGTATTGCGTTTAACAGATATACAAGACAAACCCAAATTGTTTTCGACCTTTATGTTGCAATTGTTGGCAGAGGTTTACGAAACTTTTCCAGAACAAGGAGATTCTGGCAGACCCGAGTTAATTATTTTTATAGACGAAGCACATTTGGTTTTCGAAGAAGCCTCTAAAGCTTTGCTAAATCAAATAGAAAGTATCGTAAAACTAATCCGTTCTAAAGGCATTGGATTGTATTTCGTAACCCAAAACCCAAAAGATGTTCCAGAAGATATTTTGGCACAATTAGGGTTAAAAATACAACATGCACTAAGAGCTTTTACAGCAAAAGACAGAAAAGCAATTAAATTAGCTGCAGAAAATTACCCAAGTTCTACTTATTACGATACCAAAGAAGTATTAACTAAATTAGGTATTGGAGAAGCATTCGTTTCCGTTTTAAATGAAAAAGGAATTCCGACACCTTTGGCAAGAACCATGTTGCGTGCACCAATGAGCAGAATGGATATTTTAACAGACAAAGAATTAAAGCAAGTAATCGATAATTCTCGACTCATTTATAAATACAACCAAGATTTAGACAGAGAAAGTGCTTACGAAATGCTAAACACGAAGATAGAAAACATTAATTTAGCAGAAGAAAAAGCCATTAAAAAGGCCGCAGAAGAAAAAGAAAGAGAAAAAAGAGAAGCAGAAAGAAAAAAAGAAGAAAAAGCGAGCAAAAGAACTTATTCTCGAAGAAGTACAAGACAAAACCCAATAGTAAAAGTACTAACAAGCGCTACTTTTATTAGAGCCGCATTTGGCATATTAAAAAAAGTATTAAAATAA
- a CDS encoding cupin domain-containing protein encodes MKNYKIQKSPFVVPTTDGKLIEEHFGNATDKNSQLSIAHMVAPSGWSEPFQTPEFDEYTYIIKGKKQFIIENETVILEAGQSIKINKNTRVQYSNPFDKECEYLAICLPAFSMDLVNREVE; translated from the coding sequence ATGAAAAATTACAAAATTCAAAAATCGCCATTTGTAGTTCCAACAACAGATGGCAAATTAATAGAAGAACATTTTGGAAATGCGACCGATAAAAATTCTCAACTAAGCATTGCACATATGGTGGCACCTTCTGGTTGGAGCGAACCCTTTCAAACACCAGAATTCGATGAATATACTTACATTATTAAAGGAAAAAAGCAATTTATCATAGAGAATGAAACCGTGATTTTAGAAGCAGGGCAATCCATTAAAATCAACAAAAACACACGAGTGCAATATTCCAATCCTTTCGATAAAGAATGCGAATATTTGGCCATTTGTTTGCCTGCATTTTCTATGGATTTGGTAAATAGAGAAGTAGAGTAG
- a CDS encoding AI-2E family transporter, with product MSNIIAPKIIRQVFVLLLILFIGILIFKEMMPYLSGVLGAITIYVLLRKWMVFLVRKKWHPDLAAAFLMVVSFVCILLPVTGIVLMLGNKIGDAVSNSEQVMQVIKDQFDKIENRFGYDLGSKINVSEVSSFVTNNLEGVAGSTFNIFISVAIMYFLLYYMFTNRAQLRDSLYQYIPISEKNLKIIGTESQAMVRSNAIVIPLVAIAQGIIALIGFLIFGISDPFFWFIIVTVGSMIPFIGTLIGILPVFILTMASGNEASAWGILIYGLVVVGSTDNVIRLFLLRKLDNVHPLITLIGVIVGVPLFGFIGLIFGPLLISLFLVIVRIYRKEFGQQQTSETSSL from the coding sequence ATGTCAAATATCATCGCTCCCAAAATTATAAGACAAGTGTTTGTCTTGCTTCTAATTTTATTTATAGGAATTCTTATTTTTAAAGAAATGATGCCTTATTTATCAGGTGTTTTAGGAGCAATTACCATTTATGTATTATTAAGAAAATGGATGGTTTTTTTGGTACGAAAAAAATGGCATCCAGATTTGGCAGCTGCATTTTTAATGGTTGTTTCTTTTGTATGCATTTTGTTACCAGTTACAGGAATCGTTTTAATGTTAGGTAATAAAATAGGAGATGCCGTAAGTAATTCCGAACAAGTAATGCAGGTAATTAAAGATCAATTTGATAAAATTGAAAATAGATTTGGCTACGATTTAGGCTCTAAAATTAATGTTTCTGAAGTATCGAGTTTTGTAACCAATAATTTAGAAGGTGTTGCAGGAAGTACTTTTAACATTTTTATATCGGTAGCAATCATGTATTTCTTACTATATTACATGTTTACCAATAGAGCTCAATTAAGAGATTCTTTGTATCAATACATACCAATTAGCGAGAAAAATTTAAAAATAATAGGTACAGAATCTCAAGCAATGGTACGTTCGAATGCCATAGTAATTCCATTAGTAGCTATTGCACAAGGAATTATCGCGTTAATTGGGTTTTTAATATTCGGTATTAGCGATCCGTTCTTTTGGTTTATTATTGTAACCGTAGGTTCTATGATTCCGTTTATAGGAACTTTAATAGGAATACTTCCCGTATTTATTTTAACAATGGCTTCTGGAAACGAGGCTTCTGCTTGGGGAATTTTAATTTACGGTTTAGTAGTTGTGGGTTCTACAGATAATGTTATAAGATTGTTTTTACTAAGAAAATTAGACAATGTGCACCCATTAATTACTTTAATAGGGGTAATTGTTGGGGTTCCGTTATTTGGCTTTATCGGGCTTATTTTTGGTCCCTTACTAATTAGTTTATTTTTAGTAATTGTAAGAATTTATAGAAAAGAATTTGGGCAACAACAAACTTCAGAAACCTCGAGTTTATAA